AAGGCCAAAGTTCAGGGGAATCCTTTGAGTTTTAATGCAAATGCTCTTTCCCCGGATTTAAGTTTTAAACTTCGCGAAACTTTGCGTCCTTTGCGGTAACCAGCTCTTGCCGTATTTAAAGGAGTCGCCTTTTCCTCTCCTGCGTTCTGTGTTCTGTGTCCTGAGCCCGGTGGGGGGGCGTACTGCATTCCCACACCAGGTTCTAGGCTAGACCCTGCCTCTTAATTTGTCTTTCTCCAAATTCCTTTCTTCTTTCTTTACTTCCTCCGAAATGAAGGTCCTCACAAGGTAGTTCTCCAGCCCCATGATGAGAAGCCCTGACAGGAAGACAGCCCAGTAGGTATCCCTCAGGGTCCCGGCAAAACCAAAGAAGATGTAAAAGGCACTGATGTAGAACAGGTGGGACCACCCTTTATAGGTGCCTGAACCCTGGGCGATCCGGGCAAGGATGAGGGTCAGAGCTGAAAAGGCGTATACAGCAAGTGCAACACTGATGAGATTCGAAGGTGGGGGGGAGCCGAGAAAGCGGCGGATTGACTCTGACAGGGCCGGCAGAAGGTAGCTGTCGGGGATGGAGAGGACGCTGACGATCACAAAGGCGGCCAGCCCCCATGCCCCCATCCTGGCCCGGGCTCTCAGGTTGCGAATTCTCTCCTGAGCCTCCGAAGAGGTGGTGTCTGCATTTTTACTTTTATCGTTAGATGCCCGGGGGGCATCGACTCGATCGTCACTCATGGCCAGTTGTCTCACTTCTGATCAAACCGCCCACATGGTTTGAATCTGCCCCCCGGATTATATCTCTACACAGCTTTAACCTGCTATCCTCCCTGGTCACCCTCAGCCGGATCGTCCTCCTTTTTGGCTTTGGCCGATAAAATCGACTTGTCCACTGCGAGTTTTTGCAGTATCTCGCCAATATGGCTGATCTCACTGCTCCCGATAGGAGGATCATCCTCATGTTTCCCCTCATAACATTGGCTGGCAAAGTCCACAAGTTCACCCAGGGGCTGCATCACTCCCCGCCACAGTAGAGCGGTCACCCCCGCGACGGTCAATATGAGAATCATGACGCAAAATATGATCATACGCAACCGTAGCCTTGACAGTGAATGCTCCAACTGCTCCTGGGAAAGCCCGAAATCCATCCCCCCCAGCATTAATTTATCAGGGGGGTGGTAGTGGCACTCCGCGGTGGAACAGGCAGCCTCGTTGTAAATGGGAGTCATCAGGGACATGATCCTTTCGCCACTCTCGCTGACGTGGACACTGGCGCGCTCCATGGGATCGAGGCTGCTAACCGGTTTTGATCCACGGTGGCACTTTTTGCAGGCTTCCGATTGCCGGTCGACTTTTCTTCCAGTTTCCTCCTTGTCGCTGGAAAAACTGATCACGCCGCTGCAGTTGAAGATACGGGCGTACCTGACCCTTTCCTGCTTGCTTATGTCGCTGATGATCTGCTGGAGAGCGCCTCGGTCAGAAACGATCATCTCGTACTTCATGGATCTCAGGATCGTATCCGCCAGGGCAACTTCATAACGAATGGAATCCTCCTTCATATCAGCCTTGACGAAAGTATAAAGGAGGATGCAGCAGACGATGGTAAAACCGGTCACCACCCCAGCCACATTTACGATCTCCCTGGTGGCAAACTTTCTGAACATCGCTTTTTCCTTTCGTCGAAGGCCCCGGCGATTCCAGAAACATCCAGAAACGTCCGGCTGCCGGGGCCTTCACACCCTCTCTTAATCGAGCAGGCTCACATCTGAGAACGCGGCTGAATGCTGACCAAGAGTCCCGGGAACCGCAGCTGTTTCCGTCGCTTTCTCCCGCACCTCAAGCGGCAGCGGGTTCCACGCATAGACGATGGGCAGCCGGTACAGAATGAATCGATAGGTAGCAATATATAGCCCAAAAACGGTGACTGCAATGATCGTCTCGAGCAGGTGGGGGATCTCCGGGTAAAGGTTCCAGTTAAAGGTGACAAGTGCGGTGTTGAGACGGTTCAAAACGATACCTGCAACGGCAATAAAAGCCCCGAGGCGAACGATCCCGACTCGCTCTGACCTTATGCCATAACCAAGAACCACCAGTGGCAAAATCACGCCCACTGCCAGCTCCAGGATGTACCACTGTCCCCACCCGGTGGCCAGATAAGCCCACTCGTTGTCATGGGCTATTCCTACCACCTTGATCACGAAATAGGTTATGAGGGCCATACTGGCGCCCCTGGCAAGCCCGATTGTCTGGCTATCGAGTTTTTTCAACCACTCATCGCTGCACCTCCAGGCCATGGTTTTCTTGACCACGGTGCTCACCGCGATGAGCATGCACAGTCCAGCGTAGATACTGGATGTGAAAAAGAATATCCACAGGAACTCCTGAGAGTACCAGAGAGGGTGAACCTTGCTGGGAGCATAGGTGAAGAGGGCTCCCAGCGCACCCTGGTGCAGTGTGGACAGGATGATCCCTGCGATTGTCAGGCCGATGGTAATGCGCTTGATGAATATTTTGGCCATGGGCCAGTGGACCCACTCGAAGAAAGCTTCAGATACCTCCACTATCTGAACCGTGAGATACACCGCTACATGCCATCCAACCAGGAAAAGAACGGCGGCTGTACCCCACGCGACCACCATGGGATAGGGCAGGCGCCAAGGCTGCCCCAGGTCCATGAGCAGATAGATGACAGCGAAAAAGTAACCCAGGAGCCCGTTGAGCAGACCGAGGCGTTCGATGGGTTTGAAATCCTTACGCCCGAACAGCTCAACGGTGGTCCCGAGAAGGAAGCCGGAAGCGGAAAGGGGGACCATCACAAAGAGGCCGAAACCGAGGAACAACCCCCAGGGATAATCGTTCGAGGAGTGAGTT
The window above is part of the bacterium genome. Proteins encoded here:
- a CDS encoding menaquinol oxidoreductase, whose amino-acid sequence is MSDDRVDAPRASNDKSKNADTTSSEAQERIRNLRARARMGAWGLAAFVIVSVLSIPDSYLLPALSESIRRFLGSPPPSNLISVALAVYAFSALTLILARIAQGSGTYKGWSHLFYISAFYIFFGFAGTLRDTYWAVFLSGLLIMGLENYLVRTFISEEVKKEERNLEKDKLRGRV
- a CDS encoding HAMP domain-containing protein — protein: MFRKFATREIVNVAGVVTGFTIVCCILLYTFVKADMKEDSIRYEVALADTILRSMKYEMIVSDRGALQQIISDISKQERVRYARIFNCSGVISFSSDKEETGRKVDRQSEACKKCHRGSKPVSSLDPMERASVHVSESGERIMSLMTPIYNEAACSTAECHYHPPDKLMLGGMDFGLSQEQLEHSLSRLRLRMIIFCVMILILTVAGVTALLWRGVMQPLGELVDFASQCYEGKHEDDPPIGSSEISHIGEILQKLAVDKSILSAKAKKEDDPAEGDQGG
- a CDS encoding polysulfide reductase, encoding MRSLVNNGYQPVDSPVDEGTKRHWGFVEKLLLGLTPREYLSQAMKNPLNWVLGVLFAVGFPVIIYRFVFGLGAVTHSSNDYPWGLFLGFGLFVMVPLSASGFLLGTTVELFGRKDFKPIERLGLLNGLLGYFFAVIYLLMDLGQPWRLPYPMVVAWGTAAVLFLVGWHVAVYLTVQIVEVSEAFFEWVHWPMAKIFIKRITIGLTIAGIILSTLHQGALGALFTYAPSKVHPLWYSQEFLWIFFFTSSIYAGLCMLIAVSTVVKKTMAWRCSDEWLKKLDSQTIGLARGASMALITYFVIKVVGIAHDNEWAYLATGWGQWYILELAVGVILPLVVLGYGIRSERVGIVRLGAFIAVAGIVLNRLNTALVTFNWNLYPEIPHLLETIIAVTVFGLYIATYRFILYRLPIVYAWNPLPLEVREKATETAAVPGTLGQHSAAFSDVSLLD